From one Pseudoliparis swirei isolate HS2019 ecotype Mariana Trench chromosome 5, NWPU_hadal_v1, whole genome shotgun sequence genomic stretch:
- the elovl1b gene encoding elongation of very long chain fatty acids protein 1b codes for MLREIQEFGSHAMDIYSYLLAGIDPRIKEYPLMQNPLPMSAILLSYLLFVMYLGPRMMANRKPFQLKEAMIVYNFTLVALSLVIVHEFLLSGWATTYTWRCDPVDMTDGPQALRMVRVAWLFWFSKIVELIDTVFFVLRKKHGQVTFLHIFHHSFMPWTWWWGIVFAPGGMGSFHAMVNSTVHIIMYFYYGLSAAGPRFQKFLWWKKYMTAIQLTQFVLVSIHATQYYFMDSCDYQFPMILHLIWMYGTFFFVLFSNFWMQAYVKGKRLPKQNSKPSQNGTAVAANGKHHENGVEHAASNGSARHENGGSHVSKMKKA; via the exons ATGCTTCGAGAGATCCAGGAGTTCGGCTCCCATGCCATGGATATCTACAGCTACCTCTTGGCCGGAATCG ATCCACGGATAAAGGAATATCCCCTGATGCAGAATCCTCTTCCCATGTCCGCAATACTGCTGTCGTACCTCCTGTTTGTCATGTACCTCGGGCCGCGCATGATGGCCAACCGCAAGCCCTTCCAGCTCAAGGAAGCCATGATCGTCTACAACTTCACGCTCGTGGCCCTGTCGCTAGTCATCGTCCACGAA TTCCTGTTGTCCGGTTGGGCCACAACATACACCTGGCGATGTGACCCGGTCGACATGACTGACGGTCCTCAAGCACTTCGA atGGTCCGAGTGGCTTGGCTGTTCTGGTTCTCCAAGATCGTCGAGCTCATCGACACA GTGTTCTTCGTGTTGAGGAAAAAGCACGGCCAGGTGACCTTCCTACACATCTTCCACCACTCCTTCATGCCCTGGACCTGGTGGTGGGGCATCGTCTTCGCTCCCG GTGGAATGGGATCGTTCCACGCCATGGTGAATTCCACCGTCCACATCATCATGTACTTCTACTACGGCCTTTCTGCTGCTGGACCGCGCTTCCAGAAGTTCTTGTGGTGGAAGAAATACATGACTGCCATTCAGCTG ACCCAGTTTGTCCTGGTGTCTATCCACGCTACCCAGTATTACTTCATGGACAGCTGCGACTACCAGTTCCCCATGATCCTCCACCTCATCTGGATGTACGGCACCTTCTTCTTCGTGCTCTTCTCCAACTTCTGGATGCAGGCGTACGTGAAGGGGAAGCGGTTGCCCAAGCAGAACAGTAAGCCGAGTCAGAACGGCACGGCGGTCGCGGCCAACGGCAAGCACCACGAGAACGGCGTGGAGCACGCGGCCAGCAACGGCTCCGCTCGCCACGAGAACGGCGGCAGCCACGTGAGCAAGATGAAGAAGGCCTGA